From the genome of Populus alba chromosome 10, ASM523922v2, whole genome shotgun sequence, one region includes:
- the LOC118029834 gene encoding tubby-like F-box protein 3 isoform X1, with amino-acid sequence MKNGTHFWEFKPGPREQLLQCFIKRCRSTQTYRLYLSLNNALTEDGKFLLAARKCRRPTCTDYIISLDTDDMSKGSNTYAGKLRSNFIGTKFTVFDGQPPHAGAKMTKSYSSRLVNLKQVSPRVPTGNYPVANISYELNVLGSRGPRRMHCIMDAIPAAAIEPGGVAPTQTEFYHHSADFFPSLLFFRSKSNHVERVESFQSGPLSSQREGALVLRNKAPRWHEQLQCWCLNFHGRVTVASVKNFQLVASQENGPAGPEHENIILQFGKVGKDLFTMDYRYPISAFQAFAICLSSFDTKIACE; translated from the exons CCTGGTCCAAGGGAACAACTCCTCCAGTGCTTCATAAAGCGTTGCAGGTCCACTCAAACGTACCGTCTGTATCTCAGTTTAAATAATG CATTAACTGAAGACGGTAAGTTCCTTCTTGCTGCACGCAAGTGTAGACGCCCCACCTGCACAGATTATATCATCTCTCTAGATACTGATGATATGTCAAAGGGAAGCAATACTTATGCTGGGAAACTTAG ATCCAATTTTATAGGAACCAAGTTCACAGTCTTTGATGGGCAGCCACCTCATGCTGGAGCCAAGATGACAAAAAGTTACTCCTCTAGGCTGGTAAATTTGAAACAAGTTTCTCCAAGGGTCCCTACTGGCAACTACCCAGTTGCTAACATCTCATATGAATTAAATGTATTGGGTTCCAG AGGTCCTAGGAGAATGCATTGCATTATGGACGCCATCCCTGCTGCTGCCATTGAACCTGGTGGAGTAGCTCCCACACAGACCGAGTTTTATCATCATAGTGCAGATTTCTTTCCATCACTCCTGTTTTTCCGGTCAAAGTCAAACCATGTTGAGAGGGTTGAGAGCTTTCAATCAGGACCCTTGTCCAGTCAGAGAGAAGGAGCTTTGGTACTGAGAAACAAGGCTCCAAGGTGGCATGAGCAGCTCCAGTGTTGGTGTTTGAACTTCCATGGACGAGTTACAGTTGCTTCAGTGAAAAACTTCCAGCTGGTCGCTTCCCAGGAAAATGGCCCAGCCGGGCCAGAACATGAGAATATCATCCTTCAATTTGGCAAAGTGGGAAAGGATTTGTTTACCATGGATTACCGTTATCCAATCTCTGCATTCCAAGCATTTGCAATTTGCCTCAGTAGCTTTGACACCAAAATAGCTTGTGAATGA
- the LOC118029792 gene encoding uncharacterized GPI-anchored protein At3g06035, with translation MTSSRFSLLFPFFVSFLLCIISHPVLCDDQEDGLLQSINNYRTSLNLTALTKNDNAECLAGELADQFKDQPCTNATGSNTVPGTETQFPNYPSLLAKCHLNISNTRDGALMPACVPNLDPSLVLTNFTKTQYSDSLEDAKFTGAGIGSDGNWIVVVLTTSTPEGSFVTSKADSSDYNAANLTDKNTGLMFLLFLLTASLFLL, from the exons ATGACATCTTCAAGATTTTCTCTCCTCTTCCCATTCTTTGTTTCCTTCCTTCTCTGCATCATCTCTCACCCTGTCCTCTGTGACG ATCAGGAGGATGGCCTTCTTCAGAGCATTAACAACTATAGGACATCCTTGAATTTAACTGCCCtcacaaaaaatgataatgcaGAGTGCCTTGCTGGGGAATTAGCTGACCAGTTTAAGGATCAACCCTGTACAAATGCCACGGGCTCCAACACAGTACCAGGTACTGAAACACAGTTCCCCAATTATCCAAGCCTTCTAGCCAAATGCCATCTGAATATATCCAACACAAGGGATGGAGCTTTGATGCCCGCTTGTGTTCCCAACCTGGATCCGAGTCTTGTGCTAACTAACTTCACGAAGACTCAATACTCGGATAGCCTTGAGGATGCTAAGTTTACGGGAGCTGGGATAGGTTCTGATGGTAACTGGATTGTTGTTGTTCTGACGACAAGCACACCTGAGGGAAGCTTTGTGACTTCTAAGGCAGACAGTTCGGATTACAATGCAGCCAATTTGACAGACAAGAATACCGGTCTAATGTTCTTGCTGTTTTTGCTGACGGCTTCTCTCTTCTTGCTGTAA
- the LOC118029762 gene encoding mitochondrial outer membrane protein porin of 36 kDa encodes MVKGPGLYSDIGKKARDLLYKDYQSDHKFTVTTYTSAGVAITSTGIKKGELFLADISSQLKNKNITTDVKVDTNSNLLTTITVDEPAPGLKTIFSFKVPDQRSGKVELQYQHEYAGISTSLGLTANPIVNFSGVVGSNVVALGTDLSFDTATGNFTKCNAGLSYTNSDLIASLTVNDKGDTLSASYYHTVSPLTSTAVGAELTHSFSSNENILTIGTQHALDPLTTVKARLNNYGKVSALIQNEWRPKSLFTISGEVDTKAIEKSAKVGLTLSLKP; translated from the exons ATGGTAAAGGGCCCGGGTCTCTACTCCGATATTGGCAAGAAAGCCAGAG ATCTTCTCTACAAGGATTATCAGAGCGACCACAAGTTCACTGTCACTACTTATACTTCCGCCGgagtt GCAATTACTTCAACTGGGATCAAGAAAGGGGAGCTGTTTTTAGCGGATATCAGCAGTCAGCTAAAGAACAAGAACATCACAACTGATGTAAAAGTGGACACAAACTCCAAT CTTCTCACAACTATTACTGTCGACGAACCTGCTCCCGGGCTCAAGACAATCTTTAGCTTCAAAGTTCCTGATCAGAGATCTGGCAAG GTGGAACTCCAGTACCAGCATGAGTATGCTGGAATTAGTACTAGCCTTGGGTTGACTGCGAATCCCATTGTTAACTTCTCAGGTGTGGTTGGGAGCAATGTTGTTGCTCTGGGGACTGATCTCTCATTTGATACTGCCACTGGGAACTTCACTAAATGCAACGCGGGGTTGAGCTATACGAATTCTGACCTAATTGCTTCCCTGACAGT TAATGATAAGGGAGACACCCTTAGTGCTTCCTACTACCACACAGTGAGCCCATTGACTAGTACAGCTGTTGGTGCGGAGCTGACCCATAGCTTTTCAAGCAATGAAAACATATTGACCATTGGCACGCAACATGCACTTGACCCCCTGACTACAGTGAAGGCTCGGTTGAACAACTATGGGAAAGTGAGTGCTCTTATCCAGAATGAGTGGCGCCCTAAGTCTCTATTCACAATCTCAGGGGAGGTTGATACGAAGGCAATTGAAAAGAGTGCTAAGGTTGGATTGACCTTGTCTCTCAAGCCCTAG